In Nitrospira defluvii, the genomic stretch CGCCGCAAGATCCACGCTGGCCAGATGGAGCTGCAGTTCTTCGGCCAACACCTCCGCCGCTTTCTGTCGACGCAGCGGCGTGGCCCCTGAGAGCACGATCACCGCGCCGGAAGGCTCCTGAGCGCGAGCCTTCTTCGGTTTTTTCGCAGGCGCCTTCTTGTTCTGCTGCGGATCGTTCTTGCGTTGCCGAGTCACCGTTGCACCTGCCATATCCTTCGTCCCTTTCCGGTTCTAGTATGACCCACGGGCCTCCCCTCATGAAGAGGGCAGACGCAGAGTATAACCGGTTCTCATTCCTGTCGCTGAATTTCTTCTGCTCACCGAAAGACAGACGCCCACCTCACACTGACGTGATCCCCGACTGCGCACGTCCAATGAGGGCCTTCTGCGACCCCGCGTTGCGCGAGGACAGGACACTGAGCAGGCGAGCGCGCTCTTATGTCTCCATCATCTCCAGACGCGCATCACACTCACGCCCGCAGCCGGCACATCGAATACAATCGGACTCGACGGTGAATTCCTCCGTTCTGACCCCCATGCCGCCGCAATCGGGGCATCGCGTCAGATGCACTCGACGATCATCCACCGTCTCGTACTGCACGCCATGCAGACAATAGATCGGCTTTCCATCAAGCTGCCAGGGCTTGCCGGCATTGTCATGCACAGGCAGCACAATGTAGTGCTGCTTCACATACTCTGCCAGTGCCCGATAACTCGAAAAACCACCCTGTATCAATTTCCCGCTCACGGCGTCATAGAGCGCCTGCTGTTTGACGACTGCCTTGGTCGGACCCATATGCCACCTCCCCCGGCTGTCGAGACCAACCTGATCGCCGGTCCAAGCCGGCCCCCGGTCACAAGTGTCGGTCGTGCAGCCGATTCACGCGGCCTGCGCAAGAGATCAGCCCGTTTCGGGGCTTCGTCGGTGATAGTCACCAAGCCTGCAGGGCGGACGTCCTTGGCCCCAATCGGTGGCCCGCTCGGCTAACGGCTCCCGCAAACATTCGATAGGACGGGCTAGAGAGAGGAATTGGTGTGGGAGTTGCGCGTGTCATAGACATAGCACCTCCTCTCGATATGGTGGGAGCTTGAATCTTACCCCTCCTGACCGGACGAGGCAAGCCACGGTACCCGAGCGCGTCGTCTCACTTGACGCCGATGCGACGTGGATGCAAGGTTAGGCGATGCATCAAGTGTGTGATACCCCGAGTTGTGCGCCCTCCCAACGAAACATCACCATGATTGGTTTGTGGTTACTCCTGTGCTGGCTCCTGCCGTCCGCGCTCTCGTCGTCCGCTGCGTCACCGGCGTCAGGCGCCCCGACCTCCTCTCCTAACCAGCTTTCAGGCCATGAATTGCTGCGCATCGGCGAGATCCACGATCAGCAGGAGCACTTCCCCGAGACCTTGACCTATTACCAGCTGGCCCTGTCGAAGTTCCGGGAGAAAAAACAGTCCCAGGGCGTTGCCACGGCTTTGATGAAGATCGCACGAGTCCAAGAGCGCCAGGGCAAGCTCCAAGAAGCCTATGCCTCGCTGCAGGAGGCCGTGCCGTTGTTTGCTCAGACAGCCGATCGCTCCGCGCAGGCCGAGGCGCTGCTGTCCACGGGGCGCGTGGCGGCGCAACTGGGACAACGCGAGGTCTCACGCGAAGCCCTCACCCAGGCTGCCGCGCTCTTTACACGTGTGCGAAATGCCAGGGGACGGAACGATACGCTGGTGCAACTAGGGCTGTTACACGTGGTCGATGGCGAGACCGAGGCCGGGCTCTCAGCGTTGCAGCAGGCGGCAGAAGAGGCCCGCAACCGGCGGCATGTCGAGCAACAATTCACCGCCACAGTCGCGCTCGGCGACGCCCATTGGCTGCTGGGACATATGAATGACGCGCGGACCCATTACGTCGAGGCGCTGGCCCTCGCCGAAGCGGAACATCACCTGCCGTTCGAAGGGATGCTCAAACTCCGACTTGCCAGGCTTGACGAGGGCAAAGACTCGCTCACCGATCGTCTCGCGCTGGCGAAACGTGCCCTGTTGATCGCGCAATCGATCCGCGACCCCGCCGGTGAGGCTGATGCCTGGTCGCTCATTGCCGACCTCCATCGACAATTGGGACAGCAGGCCGAGGCCGACCAAGCCGATGCACGGGCCATCGCGATCTATCGCAGCCGGGAACTCTTCGTCCACGGTGTCCGGTAGCAGAATGCGGAAAAAGTCCGCCAGCGGCGTTCTCGCATCGCTTAGAGGCTCACCGTACGGCACGAGTACGATTCGCCTCTTCGTTCGCTGCGGCCTTGCTGGCGGCCTTTTTTGCGCATCCTGCGGGCGATGCTGACGTGAGACAGCCCGTGTGCGACGTGTGACGCAATCATCGAGTTGTTCCGCAGCCTGCTAGAGACCGCCGCTTCCCTCAGCTGGATCGCGTGGCGCGCCACGCGGTTCCCGCCCCGATCAACAGCAACAACGTCGAGAGCAGATAGGGCGCACCGGGCAGGTGCCAGTCGGCTTGCGGACCGATGAAGGCCGCAAAGGTCTGGGTGAACAGCGTGGGCCCAAGCAACCCGGCGATTCCGGTGAGGCTGGCGATCGCGCCCTGTAATTGTCCCTGTTCAGACGGGCTCACACGGCGCGTCATGAACACTTGCGATGAAGGCGCCGCAAGCCCCCAGAATGCCATCACCGGAATGCCGAAACAGTAGATGAGCGGGGTGGGGGCCAACCCATAAATCGCAAACCCGGTCGCCCCGGCCAGGAGCCCGAGGAGCAAGGTCCTACGTTCTCCCAGACGCGCCGTAATCGGCCGCACCAACGTTCCCTGAACGATCATGGCACAGACCCCGACTCCGGCCAACGTGAACCCCACCGCCGACGGCCCCCATCCATACCGATACCCCAGATACAGCACCGCCACGCTGGGGAGCACCGCGTGCGCCAAGTTCATCAGGAAATTTGTCGTCGCCAGACCGAAGAGTTCGTGATGGGAGCGCAGGAGGATCAACGCGCCGACCGGATTGGCCCGGCGCCACCGGAAGGGAGCCCGTTTTTCGACCGGAAGCGATTCCGGCAACACAAGAAACCCGTAGCACGCATTGAGCAGACTGGTCGCCGCCGCCCCCCAAAACGGCCAGCGTGGATCGACGGCTCCCAAAAGCCCGCCCACGGCCGGGCCCAAGACGAAACCAAGTCCGAAGGACGCACCCATCATGCCGAACGCCGCAGCCCGTTTGTCTGGAGGCGTCACGTCGGCGATGTACGCGCCCGCTGTGCTGAAGCTCGATGAGGCGATACCGGAAATCACCCGTCCGGCGAAGAGCCAGGACACATTCGGCGCCAGCGCCATGAGAATGAAATCAAGGCCCAACCCGAGGTTCGACAGCAGGACGACCGGGCGTCGACCGAATCGATCGGACAGCGAGCCCTGGATCGGCGAACAGACAAACTGCATCAGCGCCCATGCCGTGCCCATGAGGCCGTAAATTTCGGCCGCACTCGGCGTGTCGCCCCCTAAGAACTCCTCTACCAGTTTCGGTAAGACGGGAATGATGATCCCGAACGACAACATGTCGAGGACGACCGTGACGAGAATAAACGCAATCGCCGCTTGTCGCGGGTGAGGGGAGGGCTGCCTGTGCGTCATAAAAGGGGCCATCGTACCAGGCCGGCCGCGCCGGCGCACAGAAAAAGGCGGCCTCGGGCCACACCGGACACGCCTCCTCTTGTGCGCGGTTTTCTGCTACCCTGCGCCCGATGCCCGCCACGCTCCAAGCCTTCATCGCCATCTTTGTGGTCGGCGCCACACTTCGTGCCTCGGGACTTCTGGGGAAGCCCCATGCGGAACGGCTCGCCTCGTTCGTGTTTTCGATCAGCCTCCCGGCGACCATTGTCGTGTCACTCGATCACATCGTCGTGGCTCCCAACGCCTGGAAACTGCCCATCGCCGCTTGCCTGGTCACCGTCTCCATGTTGCTGTGCGCCTGGCCGCTGGCGCGCCTCCTCCACCTGCCGCGCGTGTCGCAAGGTGGATTCCTGCTCGGCACCGGTTGCATTAATTCGGTCTACTTCGCCTACCCCGTGGTACTCGGCACATTCGGCGAGAGCGGCCTCGCGCACGCGATCCTTTTCGATTTGGGCCAAACCACGCTGACACTCACGGTGCTCTATGCCATTGCCGTGTGGCACGGGACCAAGGAGGCCACCCTTCGATATGCACTCGTTCGATTTATCTCCTCGCCACCGTTATGGGCGCTCGGCATCAGTCTCCTGTGTTCGGTGGCGGAGTGGCATCTCCCAACCTGGCTCCGTGAGGTGTTGACGCCCGTTCACTTGACGACGACACCCCTGGCAAGCCTGGTCCTGGGCCTGTCGATCAATTTCACCGCCCTCCGCCGCACCTGGCTCCTGGCACTGCTCGGCGTGGCGATGCGGATGCTTGGCGGCTGCTTCTTGGGACTGGCCGTCACTGAGGTCTTACACCTCACAGGCATGGAGCGTGCGATCGCCATCCTGATCGCGGCGATGCCGTCGGCCGTTACCGCAGTGATCTTTGCCACCAACACAGGGCTTGATGAAGATCTGGTTACCTCGATCGTGGCACTCTCGATCTGCTGCGGCGTCGCCCTGCTTCCATTCCTCCCCCACCTCATGAGCCTACTGGCGACCTGACGGGTCCATTGCTCGCTCCCGTCTCGCTGATCAGCACAGGACCGCTGTCCCTCTCACTCCTCACCTGTGGGAACCGCGTCACGCGTTGTGAGGTTTTTGCGACGGCAAAAATTGCCTAGCGTAGATCGCCAGGCGGCCGCTTTCCGTCAGAACTCGCAATCGTCGCAACTGGACCGGCGTGGAGCAGGGTACGGTCTTCTCTCGCGAAATATGGCGAGGCGGTATGAGGCTTGCTTTTCTCGTCAGACACACACAGGAGGCATGATCATGCACGACCCCGCGCTCTGGGCAAGCTGGTACCTCTGGCTGCTGGCGGTACCGGCTCTTGTCATCGGAACTCTCATTCGTGATTGGATTCAGCGCAAACAACCGGTGCGATTGCGAAAGCGCCGCTGACGCCGCCCTTCTGTCTTTGCAGGACGGATTGTTCCGGTCCAGGCTTCCAGCGCCGCCCCGCCAGGATCTCGCATCACACATCACTCGTTTTCAGAGGAACCAGTCCAAGCCCTGCGCACATGTGCCGCCAAATCCAATTACCGTGAAGAAGCCTCGTTCATAGTGGCCCCGACCCGCCCTGTAGACTTCCTCTCGTCCTTCGCCGGACGCATCAGGTCGCGATATGTCACGACCCCTCCGCGGGAGTCAGCACCATCTTGACTTCAATGTCCATCCACATGCCGCGGGAAAAATGGGGCGCGCCGGTCACCGGGTCTGCCAGAAAACACAGCAACCCGTACCGCCCCGGCTCCAGATCGAGATGCATAGAGGCCTGACGACCCGGGTCGATGCCGGTCGCCCCGCCGGATTCCAGACCGGCGGAATTGGGCAGTCCTCCAGGCCGGTACCGTTCAATGAAGTCTTGCGCTGATGCGCCCTCTGCGAGACGAATCACCACCGCTTCGTGGGCCTGCCGGCCATCATTTACGAGCTGCACGGTTCGGGCTCCCGCATGCAGCGGGCCACTCAACGAAAATGCAAAATCGGTCAGACGCAGAGTGGCATCGGCTCGCGGCGCTGGCTCGCCGGAAGGCGCAGCCTCCACTACCCGAAGCGCCCGTACCATGCCGCGCATGGCGTGGGGACGACCCGCGACGTCCGGAATGCCGCAGAGCAGCAGATAGTCTCCCGACTCAAGCTGCATGCTGACGGACGCCTCATCGCCGGGAGCAACACTATTCACTCCCCCATGACGCCGTAGCCAATTCGGCAAGCTTGGCGACCGGGACGCCAAGGCCCGTTCGACATCGGTGATGCTCTTGCCCGAGGGCAGGGCCAGAAACTGGATCTGATGCACATCCCGACCGCGATTGAGGAGCCGCACCGTTTGCCGACCGGATTCGAGCTGCTCCGGGCCGGTGAAGACATAGTCTTCCGCAATGAATGTCGTGACGGTTGCACCGACGGAAAGGGGCAGGCTTGACAGGGCCATGCAGAGACCCGTGAGCACCAGCCAGCCACTTACAGACCGGAACGGTGTTCTATTGAGGCGTTGAGCGGACATCTCCGGATCAGAATACTCCGACGCCTGAACGGTTCCAAGCCGGGTGCGAGAAAGAATGTCGTCGAGTTCAGAGGTGAGAATTACCAGGGTGGTGTGTGGATCTCGGCGCGATCGCCCAGCGCCGGTTCCAACCGTATCGCTTGTTGGAAGAAGAGCGCTAATTCAGGACGATCGGCGCGTAACCCTTCGGCTCGCTCCATCGACGCTCGAGCCTCGTCCGGTCGAGACAACTTAATCAGACACCGGGCTTCATCTAGGCGTTGCTGGATCTGCAAGAATACCGGCAACCGCTCTGATCGGACCCTTTGAAAATAGCTCAACGCCGTCTCGCAATCTGCCTCACGGATCTTTCCGACGGCATAATTGCGAAAACTCCGGCTCAGATTTCTCCCGAACGCCAGCAGCGCATAATCGGCCAGCGGCGAATCGGGCTGTTGCGTCAGCAACCCGGTCAACAGCGCCTGTCCCGCCTGCAACTGGTCGCCCCGCTGCCAGAGCAGAAACTTTGCCGCTTCCTCACCGGCGGACGAGCCTGTCAGCAAGGAAGCACCCGCTCCATGCTCGTCGGCCACCGTCACGCTTGCCGCGCGCGACCGTATCCGATCCCGTTGAGTGCCACTCTGAGGACGGTATTCCGCCGTCACGCGATAGGTTCCCGGCCGATCGAACGTCCACCCCAAGGCGCCGTAAAAAATTGGAAACACCGCCACGACAGCCTGGCCCGGAGCCAGGGCAGTCCGGGCATGCACGGCATCCGAGTAGAACAACGGCAGAAACACGAACCGCGGCCGATTCGCGCTCGACACCTCAATCTGGATCGCGCCGGTTTGCGGGTCGAGCAGTTTAACGACCTCCACCGGCTTCATCCCCGCATTAACGAGGCGGACGGTGGCATAGACCGGCTCACCGAGATTCAAGGCGGACGTGCCAAGCTCAAGAGTGAGTTCGAGCGTGGCCGAACCGGGACGCTCCTGCGCCAGACCATCATATGCCCCCGCCGCCAGCAACAGGACCGCGACCATGCACAGGAAGAACACATTCCTGGACCGGGACGCGACAGGATAGAGGTTCATACGCTGCTCTTCAGCCTCACTGACAATCGGTGATCGTGAGTTCTTCCAGGGGATGGGCCCAGGCCGCGTGGTCGTTGACGACCCATGTGAAGGGCGCAGCCCCGATGGCGCCGGGAAATTTGCACTGCCCCGGATGGTTCGCCAAATGGTCCCGGCTTTGCTCAGAAAAGCGATATGCCGGATCGCCCGTCAGGTCATCGGATTGCGTCATGATCGAAGTGCCGTCTCCGTCACTGTGGTGGAGATTGAAGGCATGACCGATCTCATGGGCCGTCGTACGCAGGTATTCCGGACCGCTGGTCTGGATGGTGTTCGTGCGATAAAAAATAGCGAAGGCCGATCTGGTGTGACCCTGCCACATCTTGCCCAGGATGAATTCAGGGATACAGGCATCGAGCACCTCGCCGTAGTGATTCACCACCACACCGTAGAGGTGATAGGTATTGCAGAAGTCAAAGGGACAGGCGGATGAGGGAAACAGCGACAGGTGGCGATGGCCGTTTTCCAATGTCGAGAGTTCGGCATCGCTGATGCACTCGTCGGCGGCGATGTTGAGGGGCTGAATCCCCGTCTCATCCTGCTCCACCGTCAACGCGATACCGGCATCGTCGAAGATCGACTCCAACGTCACGAGCTGGCCGTTCACCGTATGTTGCGGAGGAAAGGTCGTGCCCGTCATCCGGTCGAACTCCAGGGACACGCAGGAGACCAGCAGGCAGGCCACAACCGGAACCGTGATCGACACCAGAATACGAAACGGCGGGGTGAACATGAAGGCCTCCTGACGAGCAGCAACCGCCCTGGGCCTAAGGGGAACTCGAATGGTCTCTTAGGCTACGTATTTCGGGGCATACTGTCAATCCGTGCCGTCCGGCCCTAGACACATGCCGGCAGCGACTTGCCTCACGCCGTCCTGAAGGAGACCACGTACTGGGGCAGCATCCGATCCGGTACCGCTTCCAGCCTCACACAAATAGCAGCATTTTCGTCCACTGTATCCAGACGATTGTTAGGATGCGCAGGGGACGAGGGCGGAACCGATTCAATTCTGATTCAAGAAGAGCAACAACACTGGTGGTATTGGTCGAACCTGGCGCCCGATCCCTGGCTGGTCGGCGTCTGGGTGCCGGATGTGGTCGAAGTACGGATCAGTGGGGCTCAGGCTGCAAAGGGGCCGTACTTTATCGGGGCCTTCTCGATACTCGATTAACGGAGTGCAGAGAAACCCGGCATCATTTCCGCTTCGCTCAGAGGCTCACTGCGGGCTTGCTGGATAGGCGCTCTGAATAGCCTGCAACTGGATGGCTGGGTGTTTAAGATTGTCTCTCGGCTTTGAAGGCGCTAGAATCAGAACACAACGAGGAACATCATGGCACTGGCTGCAAAAGTGGTGAAACGAACGAAAGACAGCTTTCAGTTTAAGATCTCGAAAGAGAACTTTGAGTCGTTTTGTGATTCGATCGGCCTCTATCGCCGGGAGTTCCTTGATGCCCTGGATGCATCCGAGAAGGATCACAAGGCAGGACGAGTCACCAAACGCAAATCGCTACGAGAGTTGATTGCATAGCTCGATCATGCTCGAGCTCTCGACAACCACAACCTTCGACGCCCTGTTTGCCAAGCTTCCAAAGGCGATCCAACGTAAGGCCGCTTCCAAAACGGATCTCTTCCGGGAGAATCCGTTTTACCCTTCACTCCATACAGAGAAGCTCCGCCCCAAACATCATGAAGTCTGGAGCTTTCGCATTGATCGATCCTATCGTGTCGTCTTTAAATTCCTCGGCCCAAACCACGTGGAACTCCGATACATCGGCCACCACCACTCAATCTACGATTACGACATGTTTAAGTAGAAGCCAGTCCCAGTGAAGCTTCGCACTATGGTGATGCAAGGCCGAAACGGGTGACTTGAAATAGATGTGGAGCCGATTCATGATCGGCATTGGACGAACGTGAGGCTGACGAAAGGTTCCTATCGGCCGTCGGGAACCTGCAACTTGATGGAGATCGCCGTACGGTCATCGGTAATCTGCGCCACGATCTTGTCGCCGGTTTTCAACCGTCCACCCACCACGCCCTCGATTTTGGTCTCAGGCGTCACCTTCAGCCGTTCTTCGTGACCAGAGAATTCCTTGACGATCAGTTCGCCCTCTTCCCAATACAAGACGTCGGCCTTAATGACCAACGCGGCGGTGGCCTGAGTGTTGTCAGCGGCTGCTGCGGGAATGACTGCGGAAAAGATGAGAAAGACTGCGAGAATTAGTGCCATCACGAATCCTCCCGGTTTTTTTCTTAGCCTACCGATCGATGAAGACTGCTGTCAACGAGGGCCTTTCGAAGCCGCGCGTCAGAATCTAATGCTCCCTCCACTTGCCCCTTCCTCCCAAAGGGTGGCGTGAGTGCGTTCCCAACTGCGCACGTCGAACGAGGCCCTTCTGAGGGCGCGCGTTCCGTGAGCAAGGGAACGGAGTCACGTCACACCACTCAACATTTCGATCCATCCATCCGACAAGCCTCTGCCCGGTCGTTGAAGCCTGAGTTGCGCAGGCTTTCGTAGACGTTCTGTTGCCGCTCCATTTCCCGATCGTAGGGCGTCTTCTCCCGGCCTTTGGCGACGTCACTCCCGCCGAAATTCTTCCTGGGCCTCCGCGCATGCAAAACCTTGTTCACTTCGGTCTCATAATAGCCACGCGTTTGGGGATCCGGATCCTTTTGATAGCAGATGTTCAGAAATTTGCGCCCTTGTGCGTCGTGCCCCAATGCGTAATGGGCGAATCCGACGTTGCAGTAGGCATTCGGCGTGGCGGGATCGAGCTTGAGCACCTGCTCCGAATCCCCGAGGGCGTTCTGATACTGCTCGTGGCGGCTGTAGATTTGAGCGCGAAATGCGTGGGCACCGACATGTGTGCCGTCCAGACGAATGGCGGCGGTAAAATCCTCCAGGGCTTCGCGATCCTTCCCCTGATAATCCCGCATGTACGTCAATCCGCGGCCATAATAGGCTTCCGCAGTCGGACGGAGGCGAATCGATGTCGAATAGTCGTCCAGCGCCTGCGGAATCCGGCCGAGCATCTTCCCGGCCTTGGCGCGAATCAGATAAGCCTCAGGCCTATCGGGCAGGCGGCGAATGACCTCCGATGCGTCCTGCTGCGCTTGGGCATAGGAGCCGAGCACATAATAACAGCGAGCACGTGCGAGATAGAGGCCGGTCTGGTTGCGTTTTTGGTCGAGGAGACGGGTGAGGAGTTCAAGGGTCTCCCGGTTGCCCTTGCCGTTGGCTTCGCAGTAGGCATCCACCGAGGCATCGCCGCAGGCCACCGCCAAGAGGAGACTGCACAGCGCGACGATACTGCCCGCACAACGACCGGCTGGTCCCATGCCCGCCTCCTGGCGACGGGCGCATTATCCACTTGTAGAACAAACCACGTCAACGTTTTCACCGGGCCGATTGTACGGGGCCGTTCGTTAGAATCCGACTGACAGGCCTACGGTCCCCAGCAACGCCGCCCGCTCGGCAGGCCCGAGGAATTCGGTGCCGAGGCCGCCGTCGAGTACGACGCGCGAGGTCAGTTGATGCCGGATGCCTACCTCGATTCCGGTGTGATTCTGTTGCCCGCGCAAGTCAGATTGTCTGGAATAGATACTGGCGATAAGCGTGTCGCGGAAGCTGTTCGGATACCCCAACGGATAACTGACGGCCGCGACGCCCCGATAGGCGCCGGAGCGCTCCTGCCCTTGTGGCGAGCCAAGCACGGTGTACCCCGCATTGAGATGCACCCGCAGGCGGCCGAACGACCGGGTCAGAATTCCGGTGAGTTGCGTATCCACTCCCTTCGAGTTCACGCCGGTCGGCAGATCGACCTCCGCACGCAGGGCCATGGCCGGGAGGGTCAGCGTCTCGGTATTGAAGTTGTAGAGGACACCGAGATGGAGATCCCCGGACTTGTTGGCGCCCACGATGGAGCGTGGATCGGTGAACAGATCCCCCTGAATTTCAATTTGCGTGTTGTCGAACGCGCCGTAGATGATTTGCGGTTGAAACGTCACCTGCGTGCGGCCTTCCCGGCGGTCGTTGAAGCGCACTCCGCCTTCCAGCCCGATTTCTCCTTTGGGAACGGCATAGGCATCTTCCATTCCGATAGGACGATTGGGGTCCAGATTGTCATGATCCAACGCCCGCGCGGGCATCGCTTGCCATAGAAGCAGAATCAGGGCCAACAGCCCGGCCACCTGTCGTCCCGCAGGATTCAATGGTGATGCTCCTGTTCGCTCCTGACGATCATGGGATTGGTCTCATCTGCGCTGGCCAGGTAATAGTGGTCGACCACACGATAAATTTCTTCCCGCTTGGCCTCCCAGGTCGGCAGGCGCTCGCTGGTGAGGATGTCGCTGATGTTGTCGTGCAGCATATGGAGGTTGTCGAAAATGTTTGCCACCTCCGGATACCGCGCGGCAAAGGCCGGGCTATACTCCGCCGCGAGCGGCATGAAGGTCCACTGCACCGGAGGCTGATCAAGATAGCCCCGATAGGTCGTCAGAATCGGCCGAACCGCCTTGGTCTTGGCAGCCAGGTTCGTCGCCGCCTGCAAGGGATCGTACACAGCGACCTGCAAATAGTGATACGACCAGATCGTCGCGTTGAACAGCGGGAAGCGCGTCCGGAACGCCTTGGAATAGGGAAACTGATCCAGGCGGCGATGGTCCAGCCGCTTCGACGTGAGCGCATAGGCGCTGTTTCGGTAATACTCCAGCACCTCGCGGATGGCGCGATCCTTATCCGGTTCGTCCGACACCACGATGTCGTAGGTCGCCCGATGGAGGGCATGGGCTTCGTCGAAGGTGTTTTGCGCGCGCCAGGCCAGCTTCATGTAGGTCGGCGCGATCGCCTCCTCATTGGGATTCAGCCTCGGTTTGGTGGCGATGAACGCGAGGGTTTCCTTCCGGGCCCGCTCTTCAATAGCCGCCACGTCCCTGCCGCCGGTCAGCAAGAGATTCTCGTACAGATTGGAATGACCGAAGTCGACGCCGTTGAACTCACTGTCGAGTTCGGCTAAGTCCTCGCGCAAGGCGAAATTCCAGAACGCGCGATAGTAAA encodes the following:
- a CDS encoding tetratricopeptide repeat protein — its product is MIGLWLLLCWLLPSALSSSAASPASGAPTSSPNQLSGHELLRIGEIHDQQEHFPETLTYYQLALSKFREKKQSQGVATALMKIARVQERQGKLQEAYASLQEAVPLFAQTADRSAQAEALLSTGRVAAQLGQREVSREALTQAAALFTRVRNARGRNDTLVQLGLLHVVDGETEAGLSALQQAAEEARNRRHVEQQFTATVALGDAHWLLGHMNDARTHYVEALALAEAEHHLPFEGMLKLRLARLDEGKDSLTDRLALAKRALLIAQSIRDPAGEADAWSLIADLHRQLGQQAEADQADARAIAIYRSRELFVHGVR
- a CDS encoding TCR/Tet family MFS transporter, whose translation is MTHRQPSPHPRQAAIAFILVTVVLDMLSFGIIIPVLPKLVEEFLGGDTPSAAEIYGLMGTAWALMQFVCSPIQGSLSDRFGRRPVVLLSNLGLGLDFILMALAPNVSWLFAGRVISGIASSSFSTAGAYIADVTPPDKRAAAFGMMGASFGLGFVLGPAVGGLLGAVDPRWPFWGAAATSLLNACYGFLVLPESLPVEKRAPFRWRRANPVGALILLRSHHELFGLATTNFLMNLAHAVLPSVAVLYLGYRYGWGPSAVGFTLAGVGVCAMIVQGTLVRPITARLGERRTLLLGLLAGATGFAIYGLAPTPLIYCFGIPVMAFWGLAAPSSQVFMTRRVSPSEQGQLQGAIASLTGIAGLLGPTLFTQTFAAFIGPQADWHLPGAPYLLSTLLLLIGAGTAWRATRSS
- a CDS encoding AEC family transporter; translated protein: MPATLQAFIAIFVVGATLRASGLLGKPHAERLASFVFSISLPATIVVSLDHIVVAPNAWKLPIAACLVTVSMLLCAWPLARLLHLPRVSQGGFLLGTGCINSVYFAYPVVLGTFGESGLAHAILFDLGQTTLTLTVLYAIAVWHGTKEATLRYALVRFISSPPLWALGISLLCSVAEWHLPTWLREVLTPVHLTTTPLASLVLGLSINFTALRRTWLLALLGVAMRMLGGCFLGLAVTEVLHLTGMERAIAILIAAMPSAVTAVIFATNTGLDEDLVTSIVALSICCGVALLPFLPHLMSLLAT
- a CDS encoding type II toxin-antitoxin system RelE family toxin, translated to MLELSTTTTFDALFAKLPKAIQRKAASKTDLFRENPFYPSLHTEKLRPKHHEVWSFRIDRSYRVVFKFLGPNHVELRYIGHHHSIYDYDMFK
- a CDS encoding tetratricopeptide repeat protein, translated to MGPAGRCAGSIVALCSLLLAVACGDASVDAYCEANGKGNRETLELLTRLLDQKRNQTGLYLARARCYYVLGSYAQAQQDASEVIRRLPDRPEAYLIRAKAGKMLGRIPQALDDYSTSIRLRPTAEAYYGRGLTYMRDYQGKDREALEDFTAAIRLDGTHVGAHAFRAQIYSRHEQYQNALGDSEQVLKLDPATPNAYCNVGFAHYALGHDAQGRKFLNICYQKDPDPQTRGYYETEVNKVLHARRPRKNFGGSDVAKGREKTPYDREMERQQNVYESLRNSGFNDRAEACRMDGSKC
- a CDS encoding transporter, with product MNPAGRQVAGLLALILLLWQAMPARALDHDNLDPNRPIGMEDAYAVPKGEIGLEGGVRFNDRREGRTQVTFQPQIIYGAFDNTQIEIQGDLFTDPRSIVGANKSGDLHLGVLYNFNTETLTLPAMALRAEVDLPTGVNSKGVDTQLTGILTRSFGRLRVHLNAGYTVLGSPQGQERSGAYRGVAAVSYPLGYPNSFRDTLIASIYSRQSDLRGQQNHTGIEVGIRHQLTSRVVLDGGLGTEFLGPAERAALLGTVGLSVGF